Proteins from a single region of Theileria parva strain Muguga chromosome 1, complete sequence, whole genome shotgun sequence:
- a CDS encoding putative integral membrane protein: MKYILFILISTCVVSSGKSALEDKITRSMIHTDYEVRRYMTKCFEDCKNYINEIDDYIQKIEAARFKESSKKHAAKFRLHYKEFYGEFKKLRTTYEAYKFDESDPLFRSKFRENLTVFDKTFRKASSTYSRSFRSVTKSLTKLDESKMAYMDTEVYKKCEKATLITTHRLRAIEQMVKILEIRGDECGPLSNREQFHKDATDKINRLRDESKKAIDEFPVTVVNEEQYNKLGEVEERVKTLFETGIKTLEEFDENLRKMYESKGGKYNDDFRKLIKFFERIPFRLSSFVTPNTLGSMIIVAFLLMNF, from the coding sequence ATgaagtatattttatttattttaatttcaactTGCGTGGTTTCCTCGGGGAAGTCGGCTCTGGAGGATAAGATTACCAGATCCATGATACACACCGATTACGAAGTTAGAAGGTACATGACTAAGTGTTTTGAGGActgtaaaaattatataaatgagATTGATGATTATATTCAGAAAATTGAGGCCGCTAGGTTCAAGGAAAGTTCCAAGAAACACGCCGCCAAATTCAGGCTCCACTATAAGGAATTCTATGGTGaattcaaaaaattaagaaCCACGTACGAAGcatataaatttgatgaaaGCGATCCACTGTTTAGAAGTAAATTTCGCGAGAATCTCACTGTGTTTGATAAAACATTCAGGAAGGCCAGCTCCACATACTCTCGCTCCTTCAGGAGCGTAACTAAATCCCTGACGAAGCTGGATGAAAGTAAAATGGCCTATATGGATACAGAAGTGTATAAAAAGTGTGAGAAGGCTACTTTAATAACAACTCACAGACTCAGGGCTATTGAACAAAtggttaaaatattagaaaTCAGAGGAGATGAATGCGGTCCCTTATCTAACAGAGAACAGTTCCACAAGGACGCCactgataaaataaatcgTTTACGTGATGAAAGTAAGAAGGCGATAGATGAGTTCCCGGTAACAGTAGTCAACGAGGAGCAATATAACAAGCTGGGCGAAGTTGAGGAACGAGTAAAGACCTTGTTCGAAACTGGAATTAAAACCCTGGAAGAGTTTGACGAAAATCTTCGGAAAATGTATGAATCTAAAGGAGGAAAATACAACGAtgattttagaaaattaattaaattctttGAAAGAATCCCCTTCAGATTATCAAGTTTTGTCACTCCAAATACCCTGGGATCCATGATTATCGTCGCTTTCTTACTCATGAACTTTTAA
- a CDS encoding LSM domain protein has translation MSPESDLDPTPHWICSLEDELGSLIWVTLRDDTFYVGLFKSFDQFGNIVITDAVKKIILNNKRSFSDIYCGYTVIRGESISYFCAIDVILYLNLFNYESLVDRSWVNKLYNMAKVRGINYGSMKFDVVLNYIPIEEALRLEKLENESKGYTKLSIDDIIANE, from the exons ATGTCCCCGGAATCTGACCTGGATCCTACTCCTCACTGGATCTGCTCTCTAGAGGATGAGTTAGGCTCATTAATCTGGGTAACACTTAGAGACGACACCTTTTACGTCGGTTTATTTAAAAGCTTCGATCAATTTGGAAACATTGTTATTACCGACGCTGTTAaaaagattattttaaacaataaaagGTCCTTCTCAGATATTTACTGCG GGTACACTGTAATCAGAGGCGAGAGTATATCGTATTTCTGTGCAATAGATGTTATTTTGTATCTAAATCTCTTTAATTACGAGAGTTTAGTTGATAGGTCATGggttaataaattgtacAATATGGCTAAAGTCAGAGGAATTAACTACGGCTCAATGAAGTTTGAtgttgttttaaattatataccaatTGAAGAAGCGTTGAGACTGGAAAAGTTGGAAAATGAATCTAAAGGATATACTAAATTGTCAATAGACGACATCATCGcaaatgaataa
- a CDS encoding Choline/ethanolamine kinase family protein, which yields MSYNCSRNSSIKSMRLYPEDSQSEESEDDELDSISISDEQCIDYCVKLAPKQLGLPPYVNKNCNSSKEFNKYNNLNVEHVGGGITNSLYKVTNTLNNKTVIVRVFGASSSKMVDRTREHYIHELLSKFQIGKSIYCYFKGGQIEEWIEGRNLTEYDLYGSKYMVQIAQNLKKLHSISVDGEMSKLIHGGDGKPRSELWPTVWKFYRLVNKYTKKMNKSIPGVDLQTIGKRIPLLEVICNTKNSPLVLCHSDLLAGNIILKPDDHVRFIDFEYCCCMERAFDISNHLNEYMGNNVNRDLFPSAEMRRDFIREYLKYDIIEWRPSLEDFCGQIHVLQSEDCVDELATEIEPFFLASHLLWGLWGVLQSCLSNIDFDFEDFSRKRLDIFMNDPLWDKHLNE from the exons ATGTCATATAATTGCTCTAGAAATTCCTCCATTAAGTCCATGCGTCTTTATCCCGAGGATTCACAGTCTGAGGAGTCAGAAGATGATGAATTGGACTCCATTTCCATCAGTGATGAACAGTGTATTGACTATTGCGTTAAGCTTGCTCCTAAACAGCTTGGCCTTCCACcatatgtaaataaaaattgtaactCCTCAAAAGAGTTTAATAAgtataacaatttaaatGTCGAACACGTCGGTGGAGGAATTACTAATAGTCTCTACAAGGTCACCAACACCCTCAATAACAAAACTGTAATCGTTCGCGTTTTCG GTGCGAGTTCCTCTAAGATGGTTGACAGGACCCGGGAGCATTATATCCATGAGCTTCTTTCAAAGTTTCAAATCGGCAAATCCATTTACTGTTACTTTAAG GGAGGTCAAATTGAGGAATGGATTGAGGGTCGAAATCTCACCGAGTATGACCTGTACGGCTCCAAGTATATGGTCCAAATTGCTCAAAATCTTAAAAAACTGCACTCAATCTCCGTCGATGGTGAGATGAGTAAACTAATTCACGGG GGAGATGGTAAACCTAGGTCTGAACTTTGGCCTACCGTTTGGAAATTCTATCGGCTTGTCAATAAATACACAAAGAAAATGAACAAATCTATCCCCGGTGTAGACCTGCAAACTATCGGAAAG AGAATTCCCTTACTTGAGGTCATTTGTAATACTAAAAACTCTCCTTTGGTTCTTTGCCACTCTGATTTATTAGCCGGAAACATCATTCTCAAACCTGACG ATCATGTGCGTTTTATTGATTTTGAGTATTGTTGTTGTATGGAGCGTGCGTTTGACATTTCGAATCACTTGAATGAGTATATGGGCAACAACGTGAATAGGGACTTGTTTCCTAGTGCTGAGATGAGGAGGGACTTTATCAGGGAATATCTCAAGTATGACATCATCGAGTGGCGACCAAGCCTGGAAGACTTTTGTGGCCAAATCCACGTCCTCCAATCTGAGGATTGCGTTGACGAACTCGCCACTGAAATTGAGCCTTTCTTCCTCGCTTCTCATCTCCTTTGGG GACTTTGGGGGGTTTTGCAGAGTTGTTTGTCGAATATCGACTTTGACTTTGAGGACTTTTCTCGCAAAAGACTTGACATTTTCATGAATGATCCACTTTGGGATAAACACCTAAATGAGTAA
- the NEK2 gene encoding Protein kinase domain protein codes for MTKTNELVLDQNIIEKNFKVVKSLCEGPYGNTDLICDNEGNYVVRKRFNISLLSDFERDLCLNEIEIISKIDHPFIVKYIYSYIDRKYLCILTEYCKGGDLHKYIAYRRKINKPIREERILIWLVQLLSALKFLHKRYTLHRDLKTLNILIDSNKNLKICDFGVSKSLNRTSDNTSTLIGTPYYFSPELVNGLSYGFPSDIWALGCIVYELCTFRTPFHNAKGIVELTRLINEQKVPDLPPAYSKELNALYRSMMFHDLKYRLTAGELISTDLLQRVVKKMIKEASLKNKNRNEDTIYELERYIVSKSITTGDK; via the exons ATGACCAAAACAAACGAAttg gttTTGGACCAAAATATAATTGAGAAAAACTTCAAGGTGGTGAAATCACTGTGTGAGGGACCGTATGGAAACACTGATTTAATTTGTGACAATGAAGGAAATTA TGTTGTGAGAAAAAGGTTCAATATTAGTCTTTTGTCGGATTTTGAGCGTGATTTATGTCTGAATGAAATCGAG ATAATCTCAAAAATTGACCACCCTTTCATTGTAAAGTACATTTACAGTTACATTGACAGGAAGTACCTGTGCATCTTAACAGAATATTGcaaag GAGGTGATTTGCACAAATATATAGCATACAGAAGGAAAATAAACAAGCCAATACGAGAAGAACGGATACTCATATGGCTTGTACAACTCCTCTCAGCCCTTAAATTCCTACATAAAAGATACACTCTTCACAGAG ATTTGAAGAcgttgaatattttaatcgACTCGAATAAGAACTTGAAGATATGTGATTTCGGAGTGAGTAAATCACTGAATAGAACCTCTGATAACACAAGTACACTTATTGGTACACCATACTACTTCAGCCCGGAACTTGTCAAC GGTCTGAGTTATGGTTTCCCATCAGATATTTGGGCTCTTGGGTGTATAGTTTATGAACTTTGCACATTCAGAACACCGTTCCACAACGCTAAAGGAATTGTAGAACTCACAAGACTAATCAATGAGCAAAAG GTACCGGACTTACCTCCGGCGTATTCAAAGGAGTTGAATGCCCTGTACAGATCAATGATGTTCCATGACCTTAAGTACAGACTCACAGCTGGAGAGTTAATATCAACTGACCTATTACAG AGAgttgttaaaaaaatgattaaagAGGCGAGTTTGAAGAACAAAAATAGGAATGAAGATACGATTTATGAACTTGAACGATACATCGTCTCAAAATCAATAACCACCGGCGACAAATGA
- the PAB1 gene encoding polyadenylate binding family protein translates to MASTVKPVPSENLMMMPMRDTQVFSSASLYVGDLKPDVTEAVLYEVFNTVGPVASIRVCRDSVTRKSLGYAYVNYYSTQDAQEALENLNYIEIKGHPTRIMWSNRDPSLRRSGAGNIFVKNLDKSIDTKSLYDTFSHFGPILSCKVAVDASGASKRYGFVHYENEESAREAIEKVNGMLIGGKRVEVAPFLRKQDRESEEVFTNLYVRNFPADWDEEALRQFLEKYGEITSMMLKEDSKGRRFAFVNYKEPEVAKEVVNTLNDLKLEESSEPLLVCPHQDKAKRQNLLRAQFNNSTMAQEDKRVTSNLYIKNLDDSFDDESLGELFKPFGTITSSKVMLDANNHSRGFGFVCFTNPQEATKAIAAMHLKLVKGKPLYVGLAEKRDQRMMRMQQRRGFEPHSRDVLFNELPSQSLYYPRPFPAPTFPNSVPGPNKKFPPNFTTNNPQANNYPPNYNANFPPVNSYANYSVRNVAKAPAANARNMSPMSSANIPSNIPHYPSVVPPSMAHVVASGNMGVHGNLPHHVVPPNMPHVLPGNMGVPSNMVPGAVGLRRDSSNPKTHQHQMPVSAFKFTPQARNREMPMHPQYVVNGNVQVDDVAMQKQMIGERLFPIIARDNPDLAGKITGMMLEIDNHELLQLLEDNDQLKAKIDEAIKVLKQAS, encoded by the coding sequence ATGGCTTCCACCGTCAAACCTGTCCCTTCTGAGAACTTAATGATGATGCCCATGAGGGACACGCAGGTATTTTCCTCCGCTAGTCTGTACGTGGGAGACTTGAAGCCTGACGTCACTGAGGCGGTTTTATACGAGGTCTTTAACACTGTGGGACCTGTGGCCTCGATAAGGGTTTGCAGGGACTCCGTTACCCGCAAGTCCCTGGGCTACGCCTACGTGAACTATTACAGTACTCAGGACGCACAGGAAGCTTTGGAGAATTTGAACTACATTGAGATTAAGGGTCACCCGACGAGGATCATGTGGAGTAACAGGGACCCGTCACTACGTCGTTCAGGAGCTGGGAACATATTTGTCAAGAACCTGGACAAGAGCATAGACACGAAGAGTCTTTATGACACATTTTCACATTTTGGACCAATTCTAAGCTGTAAAGTTGCTGTTGACGCCTCCGGAGCTTCGAAACGTTACGGCTTTGTACACTATGAAAACGAAGAAAGCGCTCGCGAAGCCATAGAGAAGGTAAACGGGATGCTAATAGGAGGGAAAAGGGTTGAGGTAGCCCCGTTCCTACGTAAGCAAGACCGTGAGTCTGAGGAAGTATTCACGAATTTATACGTTAGGAACTTCCCTGCAGACTGGGACGAAGAAGCTCTACGGCAATTCCTTGAAAAGTATGGAGAAATCACTAGCATGATGCTGAAGGAAGACTCTAAGGGCAGGAGGTTTGCATTTGTTAACTACAAGGAGCCGGAAGTAGCAAAGGAAGTAGTTAACACTTTGAACGATTTGAAGCTTGAAGAGTCTTCTGAGCCGTTGCTGGTATGCCCTCACCAGGACAAGGCAAAGCGTCAGAATTTACTCCGCGCCCAGTTCAACAACTCCACAATGGCTCAGGAGGACAAGCGCGTTACAAGTAACTTGTACATCAAGAACCTGGATGACTCATTTGACGACGAGTCACTAGGTGAGCTTTTTAAGCCATTTGGAACAATTACCAGCAGTAAAGTAATGCTAGACGCTAATAACCATTCACGTGGATTTGGGTTTGTATGCTTTACTAATCCTCAGGAAGCCACAAAGGCAATAGCAGCTATGCACCTGAAACTGGTCAAGGGGAAACCTTTGTATGTAGGATTAGCTGAGAAGAGGGACCAGAGGATGATGAGGATGCAACAGCGTAGAGGATTCGAACCTCATTCGCGGGATGTGCTCTTCAACGAGCTACCTTCGCAGTCGCTCTATTATCCGAGACCGTTCCCAGCGCCAACATTCCCCAACAGCGTACCAGGACCAAACAAGAAGTTCCCACCAAACTTTACCACGAATAACCCCCAGGCCAACAACTATCCACCAAACTACAACGCTAACTTCCCACCAGTCAACTCATACGCTAACTACTCAGTGCGGAACGTGGCCAAGGCACCGGCAGCTAACGCTCGAAACATGTCACCGATGAGCAGTGCTAACATTCCAAGTAACATTCCACATTATCCGTCAGTAGTGCCCCCGAGCATGGCACACGTGGTGGCCTCAGGGAACATGGGAGTGCACGGTAACTTGCCTCACCATGTAGTACCCCCAAACATGCCACACGTGCTTCCGGGGAATATGGGAGTCCCAAGTAACATGGTGCCAGGCGCCGTAGGACTAAGGAGGGATAGCAGTAACCCGAAGACACACCAACACCAGATGCCTGTAAGCGCGTTCAAGTTCACACCTCAGGCAAGGAACAGGGAAATGCCAATGCATCCGCAGTACGTCGTGAATGGAAACGTTCAGGTGGACGACGTTGCCATGCAGAAACAGATGATTGGAGAGAGACTGTTCCCAATTATCGCCAGGGACAACCCTGACCTCGCTGGCAAGATCACCGGGATGATGCTGGAAATTGATAATCACGAACTGCTCCAGCTCCTCGAGGACAACGACCAGCTCAAGGCTAAGATCGACGAGGCTATCAAAGTACTCAAGCAGGCCAGCTAA
- a CDS encoding Ribosome biogenesis regulatory protein (RRS1) family protein, whose protein sequence is METSDTQKVDNLDYCLKNLIAIDATPTSTELLHNNNLLKLSCENAQLLVNKIFGLNRTTTSDGVFAELPSTDEIVMPRVFPLPKPREKTRWEIFAELKGIKKRKRSRKVFDPTVNDWVPRWGYKSIKKNKLNKPPIMEVKPGSDDNVLDLESAKKSVMKSKQKLRELRNKMEQSARKDKSQLKKTLQRVKESTKGCGKHGKLKGKTKVSIKRKPVTQSLQSEKDSYLSSIKKLNL, encoded by the exons AT gGAGACTTCTGATACTCAGAAGGTTGACAATTTAGATTACTGCCTTAAAAATCTCATCGCAATTGATGCCACTCCCACCTCTACCGAACTATTACACAATAACAA tttattgaaattatcGTGTGAAAATGCTCAGCTCTTGGTTAATAAGATTTTTGGATTAAATCGCACTACTACTTCAGATGGAGTTTTTGCTGAACTTCCATCTACTGATGAGATAGTCATGCCCAGAGTATTTCCACTCCCTAAACCCAGAGAGAAGACCAGATGGGAGATATTCGCAG AGTTAAAGGGAATTAAGAAGAGGAAAAGGTCTAGAAAGGTGTTTGATCCTACGGTTAATGACTGGGTACCTCGTTGGGGatataaatcaataaagaaaaataaactCAATAAACCTCCAATCATGGAAGTTAAACCAG GTTCTGATGATAATGTGCTTGACCTTGAATCCGCTAAGAAATCAGTAATGAAATCTAAACAGAAGCTAAGAGAG CTGAGAAATAAGATGGAGCAAAGTGCCAGAAAAGATAAATCGCAATTAAAAAAAACACTTCAAAG AGTCAAGGAATCGACAAAAGGCTGTGGAAAACATGGAAAATTGAAGGGGAAAACTAAGGTTTCAATTAAGAGGAAACCAGTCACACAGTCACTTCAATCCGAGAAGGATTCATACCTCTCAAGCATTAAGAAATTAAACCTGTAA
- the grpE gene encoding GrpE family protein, whose product MKSSLVSPVCVNILKNIKYAAFPKTNRYYTSTIIPKYTRFNKFQPFQYSIARRYSSVEDSKASEQKTTKDSNEEQNLEEENSKEETNLTPEELLNQENDSLKQKLSTLETKLKELELKYKMSLSNCDNLCKIHKKELENTKIYAVTEFAKGLLEVADTFELALKHLGESESNNSNDFVDGIKMTESMLHQTFEKFGIKKYESLMEDFDPMIHEAMFEVKDRDTHNKVVQVVKNGYTISGRVLRPAKVGVSRRQ is encoded by the exons atgaaATCAAGTCTAGTTAGTCCAGTATGTGTAAACATACTgaagaatataaaatacGCAGCCTTCCCTAAAACTAATAGATATTATACAAGTACAATTATACCTAAATACACTcgatttaataaatttcaacCCTTTCAATACTCTATTGCGAGACGTTATTCATCCGTTGAAGATTCCAAGGCTTCGGAACAAAAAACAACTAAAGATTCCAATGAGGAACAGAATTTAGAAGAGGAAAACAGTAAAGAAGaaacaaatttaactcCAGAAGAGCTTCTGAACCAAGAGAACGACTCACTCAAACAG AAGTTGAGCACTCTGGAGACCAAGCTGAAGGAGTTGGAGTTGAAGTATAAGATGAGCTTGAGTAATTGTGATAACTTGTGTAAGATTCACAAGAAAGAGTTGGAAAACACAAAGATTTACGCAGTAACAGAGTTTGCTAAGGGGTTGCTAGAAGTAGCTGATACCTTTGAATTAGCCTTAAAACACCTGGGAGAATCAGAGTCCAACAACTCTAATGATTTTGTTGACGGGATTAAAATGACAGAAAGCATGCTTCACCAGACTTTTGAGAAGTTTGGGATTAAGAAATATGAAAGCCTAATGGAGGATTTCGATCCCATGATCCATGAAGCCATGTTTGAGGTTAAGGACAGGGACACACACAACAAGGTTGTACAAGTTGTTAAAAACGGATATACCATAAGTGGACGCGTTTTAAGACCAGCTAAAGTTGGTGTATCAAGACGTCAATGA
- the SmD1 gene encoding Small nuclear ribonucleoprotein SmD1b, with product MKLVRFLMKLANEELTLELKNGTVITGVVIGIDISMNTHLKSVKVVTKGPDGKEGTNVVLLDHLTVRGNNIRYFLLSESIPLDTLLIDDTPVQKPSKTKFSSVRGRGRGRGGPPRGRGRFGGQRK from the coding sequence atgaagttgGTCAGATTCCTTATGAAATTAGCCAATGAGGAACTAACACTTGAGCTTAAAAACGGTACAGTGATCACTGGCGTTGTGATTGGCATTGACATATCAATGAACACTCACCTGAAGAGCGTAAAGGTTGTAACTAAAGGCCCTGATGGAAAGGAAGGGACAAATGTAGTTCTTTTAGACCACCTCACAGTCAGAGGTAACAATATCCGTTACTTCCTCCTATCAGAAAGTATTCCCCTGGATACGCTTTTGATAGATGACACACCAGTACAAAAGCCAAGTAAAACTAAGTTCAGTTCTGTAAGGGGTAGAGGCAGAGGTAGAGGTGGTCCTCCAAGAGGAAGAGGTAGATTTGGAGGTCAAAGgaaatga
- the tim44 gene encoding Tim44-like domain protein — MIRRVLFNRRISNNILIRYRNVNNIDAFNRTELTDPVNPFVSGTNRFFSSDSFMQTVLKQVKKDLEKDKSLQEAMEKLESESQISEKISRISEYFEKTRDFSKDCINKLSETKNSKIVKNCLDSAKSIAVGFDKVSSYLYDEKGHAKRIRSKMNLKQRTSKSSSKEQKEETVLTEAKESGDDTPDNSLVLAKESVWDRFGSKIRDMPFLYEFFENPIISKLFGDTSLASALREMKRLDPSFNLPDLVELVEHVIAPHVVESYLKGDGEALKLHCGEVAFNILNTSIKERNLQKLVLDPSILILKNVELKGGMKVKEGDPWLIFNFTTQQINCLRDTKGKVCAGQIDDIREVVYSIAISRHPNPLETLEYPYLVNEIAIISNRPCW; from the exons atgattcGGAGAGTTTTATTTAACCGGCGAATCTCAAATAATATTCTCATCAGATATCGCAATGTCAATAATATCGACGCTTTTAATCGTACTGAATTAACCGATCCTGTTAATCCTTTTGTTTCGGGGACTAATAGATTCTTTTCCTCTGATTCGTTTATGCAAACTGTTTTGAAACAGGTTAAGAAGGATTTGGAGAAGGATAAGAGTCTCCAGGAGGCCATGGAAAAGCTGGAAAGTGAGTCTCAGATCTCTGAGAAGATTTCAAGGATTTCTGAATACTTTGAGAAGACGCGGGATTTCAGCAAGGACTGCATTAACAAGTTATCAGAGACTAAGAATTCAAAGATTGTCAAAAACTGCCTCGATTCAG cCAAGAGTATTGCTGTGGGATTTGATAAGGTTTCCAGTTACTTATACGATGAAAAAGGACATGCCAAGAGGATTAGAAGTAAAATGAATCTCAAGCAACGAACTTCTAAGTCTAGTTCTAAGGAGCAGAAGGAAGAAACGGTACTAACTGAGGCTAAAGAGTCTGGAGATGATACTCCTGATAATTCACTTGTACTTGCCAAAGAGTCTGTTTGGGACAGATTTGGCAGTAAAATTCGAGATATGCCCTTTCTATACGAATTTTTCG aGAATCCGATAATATCAAAGTTGTTTGGAGATACAAGTTTGGCCTCAGCCTTACGTGAGATGAAGCGACTTGATCCAAGCTTTAATTTACCAGACCTCGTTGAACTTGTGGAACACGTAATAGCTCCTCACGTTGTCGAGTCATATCTCAAAGGCGACGGAGAAGCTTTAAAATTG cACTGTGGAGAAGTGGCgtttaatatactaaacaCATCAATAAAGGAGAGGAATTTACAGAAACTCGTGCTAGATCCCTCAATTCTCATACTCAAAAACGTGGAACTCAAGG GAGGGATGAAGGTGAAGGAGGGTGATCCTTGGCTAATATTCAACTTTACAACACAACAGATAAACTGTCTAAGAGATACCAAAGGCAAAGTTTGTGCAG GACAAATTGATGATATCAGAGAAGTGGTATACTCAATTGCCATTTCAAGACATCCGAACCCTCTAGAAACACTAGAATACCCATACCTG GTTAATGAAATTGCAATTATTAGTAACAGACCATGCTGGTAA
- the TIM17-2 gene encoding Mitochondrial import inner membrane translocase subunit TIM17: MQGRDISRQPCPDRIVEDMGGAFGMGSVGGFLWHFIAGAKNSPRGLILKNALYTASSKSPVLGGNFAIWGGTFSTFDCTFQALRNKEDHWNAIFSGFVTGGVLALRGGLKNASRNAFIGGVLLSIIETVSIVVNKRIAVTPRQHFQRQMEYEKQLKNRDVNFTPTAHPT, encoded by the exons atgCAAGGACGAGATATATCCCGGCAGCCTTGTCCTGACAGGATTGTTGAGGACATGGGTGGCGCCTTTGGTATGGGTTCCGTTGGTGGATTTCTCTGGCATTTTATAGCTGGAGCTAAGAATTCTCCTAGaggtttaattttaaaaaacgCTTTATATACTGCCAGTTCTAAATCTCCGGTTCTTGGCGGCAATTTCGCCATTTGGGGAGGCACTTTCTCTACCTTCGACTGTACCTTCCAAGCTTTACGTAATAAAGAGGATCACTGGAATGCTATTTTCAGTGGTTTTGTGACTGGAGGTGTTCTAGCACTCAGAGGAGGCTTAAAGAACGCCTCCAGAAATGCCTTCATCGGCGGTGTTCTCCTAA GTATAATTGAAACTGTTTCAATTGttgtaaataaaagaaTCGCGGTCACTCCCAGACAACACTTTCAACGTCAAATGGAATACGAAAAACAACTCAA AAATCGTgatgttaattttacacctaCGGCACATCCAACCTAA